A region from the Verrucomicrobiia bacterium genome encodes:
- a CDS encoding cation diffusion facilitator family transporter, with the protein MADPQNNEKNAAALNSVAAAVLLTSLKVVVGILSGSLGILAEAAHSGLDFLAALATWFAVRVASKPADRGHAYGHGKVENLSALLEVILLLATCGWIISASVSRLRAGHIAVEASIWAFGVMAVSMLVDLSRAHMLSRVAARHRSQALEADALHFSTDVWSSAVVILGLIGVKLAQAHPSLGFLNKADAVAALLVAGIVVLVSGKLGWRTLEALLDASPEGAAEKIKARVEAVEGVFDCHAVRVRHSGPLYFVDLHITLDGNLPLRAAHDLTEKVEQAVKEVLPSADVTVHPEPGTFPSEGSKTQGAPE; encoded by the coding sequence ATGGCTGACCCGCAGAACAACGAGAAGAATGCCGCCGCGCTAAATTCGGTTGCCGCCGCCGTGTTGCTGACCAGCCTCAAGGTGGTGGTTGGAATCTTAAGCGGCAGCCTGGGCATTCTGGCCGAGGCGGCTCACTCGGGATTGGATTTTTTAGCCGCCCTCGCGACGTGGTTTGCCGTCCGTGTGGCCAGCAAGCCTGCCGATCGCGGCCATGCATACGGACACGGGAAAGTGGAGAATCTCTCGGCCCTTCTGGAGGTGATTTTGCTGTTGGCAACCTGTGGCTGGATCATCTCCGCATCGGTCAGCCGGCTGCGCGCTGGGCATATCGCGGTGGAGGCATCCATTTGGGCGTTTGGGGTGATGGCGGTTTCGATGCTCGTGGACCTTTCGCGCGCGCACATGCTGTCGCGCGTGGCCGCGCGCCACCGCAGCCAGGCCCTCGAAGCCGATGCCCTGCATTTCAGCACCGATGTGTGGAGCTCGGCCGTAGTTATCCTGGGCCTCATCGGGGTGAAACTGGCCCAGGCCCATCCTTCGCTGGGCTTTTTGAATAAGGCCGATGCCGTAGCAGCCCTCCTGGTGGCGGGGATCGTGGTCCTTGTGAGCGGCAAGCTCGGCTGGCGCACCCTCGAAGCGCTTCTGGACGCCTCCCCTGAAGGGGCCGCTGAGAAAATCAAAGCACGCGTTGAAGCGGTCGAGGGAGTTTTTGATTGCCATGCCGTTCGGGTCCGCCACTCGGGTCCACTTTACTTCGTGGACCTCCACATTACGCTAGACGGTAACCTCCCTCTTCGCGCCGCTCATGATCTGACCGAGAAAGTTGAGCAGGCCGTTAAAGAGGTCCTGCCCTCGGCGGACGTGACGGTGCATCCCGAGCCGGGGACTTTTCCCTCCGAGGGATCAAAAACTCAAGGCGCGCCTGAGTGA
- a CDS encoding DegT/DnrJ/EryC1/StrS family aminotransferase — MPRKLALLGGRPIRTRSFTPWPQFGKHEEKRLLRVLRSGKWGRLDGREVTEFESRFAAAHGCKHGIGVANGTVSLRVGLLAAGLRAEDEVIIPPYTFFSTASAVIEANMVPVFADIDLDTFNLDPRSVEAAITPRTRALMPVHFAGQVADMDALMAIARKRRLIVIEDAAHAHGGRYKNLPAGSLGHLASFSFQSSKNLTAGEGGIITTNDDELAATCRSIHNCGRAPGGVWYEHHVISGNYRLGEFQGAVLNCQLDRLEAQTKRREANGKYLAARLARLPGVHPQKRSPSCTRHSYHLFMLRLEGEAFGAPRDALVQALQAEGIPCSGGYGFSLHRQPCFRNKAFGPFLPKAAARLDYARTHCPNSDLICLEQGVWLEQRLLLGPRSDMDDIAGAFEKIFENREALSQWSMKRLKKAS; from the coding sequence ATGCCCCGAAAACTCGCACTGCTAGGAGGAAGACCCATTCGCACCCGGTCGTTCACGCCCTGGCCACAGTTTGGCAAACATGAAGAAAAGCGACTGCTGCGCGTATTGCGCAGTGGCAAATGGGGCCGCCTGGACGGACGGGAGGTGACCGAGTTCGAGAGCCGCTTCGCGGCCGCCCATGGTTGCAAGCACGGCATTGGGGTTGCAAACGGAACCGTGTCCTTGCGCGTTGGCCTGCTGGCGGCCGGGCTACGCGCCGAAGACGAGGTCATTATCCCACCGTACACATTCTTTTCGACGGCGTCAGCGGTCATCGAAGCGAACATGGTCCCTGTTTTTGCGGATATTGATCTGGACACGTTCAACCTGGATCCCAGGTCCGTTGAGGCCGCCATCACGCCGCGTACTCGGGCCCTTATGCCTGTCCATTTTGCAGGGCAGGTGGCCGACATGGACGCTTTGATGGCGATCGCAAGAAAACGCCGATTGATAGTGATCGAGGACGCCGCGCATGCACACGGAGGCCGCTACAAAAACCTGCCAGCCGGCTCGCTTGGTCATCTTGCGTCGTTCTCGTTTCAATCGAGCAAGAATCTCACGGCTGGCGAAGGTGGCATCATCACGACGAATGATGACGAATTGGCAGCGACCTGCCGTTCCATTCATAATTGCGGGCGGGCGCCGGGGGGAGTCTGGTACGAGCACCATGTCATCTCGGGCAATTACCGCCTGGGGGAGTTCCAAGGCGCTGTTCTCAACTGCCAGCTCGACCGTTTGGAAGCACAAACCAAACGTCGCGAAGCCAACGGCAAATACCTGGCTGCCCGGCTGGCCCGGCTGCCTGGGGTGCATCCGCAAAAACGTTCGCCCTCCTGCACGCGCCACAGCTACCATCTGTTCATGCTGCGCCTAGAGGGGGAGGCCTTTGGTGCGCCACGTGACGCGCTCGTTCAGGCGCTGCAGGCCGAAGGCATCCCATGTTCGGGCGGCTACGGCTTTTCGTTGCACCGCCAGCCCTGCTTTCGCAATAAGGCCTTTGGCCCGTTCCTGCCAAAGGCCGCCGCCCGGCTGGATTATGCTCGGACCCATTGCCCGAACAGCGACTTGATTTGCCTTGAGCAGGGCGTGTGGCTCGAGCAAAGACTCCTCCTGGGGCCGCGCTCGGATATGGACGATATTGCCGGGGCTTTCGAAAAGATTTTTGAGAATCGTGAGGCTTTGAGCCAATGGTCAATGAAACGCCTGAAGAAAGCTTCATGA
- a CDS encoding PTS transporter subunit EIIC: MNPAEGMLNRRIVPALTALSENTYLSAIRAGMVSVVPLTIIGGLFIIVSYLPVAGWDKLVAPYLQLLQIPVTATFGLLSVFVCFAIGFDLGKQLKQEAMVSATIATLVFLMLQLQLKDSALNMESLGSKGLFTAVIIALVSVRVQKFFTDKNMVIRLPENVPPIVYESFLSLSPLFFLVLVFWLIRFVLGVDIDHAVQTAFKPLVFALNTLPGILVYAFLVTLLWSVGINGDNAMDAVVAPIFLQYLAFNVEAKTHGQPLPFITAYGFFTAFVNVGGTGATIALALVMWNSKEPGYRKISRLSLPTQIFQINEPIFFGFPIVLNPLFMIPYILNAMILTTGSYLLMHWNVIHKPFVNVPWTTPPIIGHYLVSGGDWKAAVWGALSIVIAMLVYLPFAKAAERQRLKAEATGVARE; encoded by the coding sequence ATGAACCCGGCAGAAGGAATGCTCAACCGCCGCATTGTGCCGGCCCTGACGGCACTAAGCGAAAACACCTACTTATCCGCCATCCGCGCGGGGATGGTGTCGGTCGTGCCGCTGACCATTATCGGGGGCCTGTTCATCATCGTGTCGTATCTGCCGGTAGCCGGCTGGGACAAGCTTGTCGCCCCCTATCTCCAGCTCCTGCAAATCCCGGTTACTGCCACATTCGGATTGCTTTCGGTCTTTGTGTGTTTTGCCATCGGCTTCGACCTGGGCAAGCAGCTCAAGCAGGAGGCCATGGTGAGCGCCACAATCGCCACTTTGGTTTTCCTGATGCTGCAGCTCCAGTTGAAGGATTCGGCCCTTAACATGGAGAGCCTCGGCTCCAAGGGCCTGTTCACAGCGGTCATCATCGCTTTGGTCTCAGTCCGCGTTCAAAAGTTTTTTACCGACAAAAATATGGTGATCAGGCTGCCGGAGAACGTGCCGCCGATTGTCTATGAATCCTTTTTGTCGCTCAGCCCCTTGTTTTTTCTAGTGCTGGTTTTCTGGCTTATCCGGTTTGTGCTGGGAGTGGATATCGACCACGCGGTGCAAACGGCGTTTAAGCCGCTGGTGTTCGCCCTCAACACGCTGCCCGGGATTCTGGTGTATGCCTTTCTGGTCACGCTCCTGTGGTCGGTCGGGATTAATGGCGATAACGCGATGGACGCGGTTGTCGCCCCCATCTTTCTGCAGTACCTGGCTTTCAATGTGGAAGCGAAGACCCACGGCCAGCCTCTGCCTTTTATCACGGCCTACGGCTTCTTTACCGCGTTTGTTAATGTGGGTGGAACGGGTGCAACAATCGCCCTGGCACTCGTGATGTGGAACTCGAAGGAACCTGGCTACCGCAAAATCAGCCGCTTGTCGCTGCCGACTCAAATTTTCCAAATCAACGAGCCGATCTTCTTCGGTTTCCCTATCGTGCTGAATCCTCTCTTCATGATTCCATACATCCTCAACGCGATGATCCTGACCACGGGCAGCTACCTGCTGATGCATTGGAACGTGATCCACAAGCCCTTTGTCAACGTGCCCTGGACCACACCGCCTATCATCGGACACTACCTGGTTTCCGGCGGGGACTGGAAAGCAGCGGTCTGGGGAGCCCTCTCGATTGTGATTGCCATGCTGGTTTACCTGCCGTTTGCAAAGGCTGCCGAACGGCAGCGGTTGAAAGCTGAAGCAACAGGGGTGGCCCGCGAATAG
- a CDS encoding GNAT family N-acetyltransferase, which yields MNDCTIRSARPGDEPGAYYVCLKTGDYGKDGEPFYREDPDALGRIFVGPYLAYEPELSLILEDGQGICGYALGALDSRAFYERYEAEWRPDLCARFPVPQGDASQWTRVQQVYDCYHHPDYFCPEPYAAWPSHLHIDLLARAQGRGYGRRMMGRVMDRLRSRGSPGAHLGVSMANISAFGFYQRLGFRELCRVSSGADGCIYMGKSLPAGNGTSGAG from the coding sequence ATGAACGATTGCACCATTCGGTCCGCTCGGCCTGGCGATGAGCCGGGCGCTTACTATGTTTGCCTCAAGACAGGAGATTATGGCAAAGACGGCGAGCCCTTTTACCGCGAAGACCCCGATGCGTTGGGCCGCATCTTTGTCGGTCCTTACCTGGCCTACGAGCCGGAGTTGAGTCTTATCCTCGAAGACGGCCAAGGGATTTGCGGCTACGCCCTCGGCGCTTTGGATTCGCGCGCATTTTACGAGCGTTACGAGGCGGAATGGCGGCCAGACTTGTGTGCCCGGTTTCCCGTCCCGCAAGGCGATGCGAGCCAGTGGACGCGAGTGCAACAGGTCTATGATTGCTACCATCATCCCGACTATTTCTGCCCCGAACCTTATGCGGCATGGCCCTCGCATCTGCACATTGACTTGTTAGCGCGCGCGCAGGGGCGCGGCTATGGCCGGCGCATGATGGGCCGGGTGATGGACCGACTGCGCAGCCGAGGTTCTCCGGGCGCGCATCTTGGGGTGAGCATGGCCAACATCTCGGCATTCGGTTTCTATCAGCGTTTGGGTTTTCGCGAGCTGTGCCGCGTCAGCTCCGGGGCGGACGGGTGCATCTATATGGGTAAGAGCTTGCCCGCTGGAAATGGCACGAGCGGCGCGGGTTGA
- a CDS encoding alpha-L-fucosidase: MNDVLRALRDRGVLIIHCPSDTMEYYKDYPGRKLAQAAPKVELAQIEQRFAYRIPKDIPLLPIDDSDGGCTDVPQTKESSPWRHEIATLKVEDGDAITDSAEAYYLMHQRGITNVIVMGVHENMCVLNRPFAIKQMVRLGQNVALMRDLTDTMYDSLRKPYVDHFSATDLVCWYIEKYWCPTIASDQIIGGSPFRFAADVNPPRVFRNYVKLPATDTHWQRVKSYVEDTPQPDYTQAPAAAREAFRDLKYGIRIHWGVYSLWHTNESWPFLRLSDEKRQQYQELYRQFNPAGFNAKDWMRLFKRDGIRVMAFTTKHHDGFSMFDTHTRVRERVNWTAAGGPKIEQCDVAYSIMETPFKRDVVKELCDAAHQYGIKVSLYFSHPDWYDADFRPYAFHPVQVQDGSNYGEGQYEPKQILHPLYAPDPTPAETARMMARHRQQLAELLTCYGQIDMISLDQWLGPPVWPQSRATMKYLRRLQPNVMFRARGIGNYGDYYTPEGFVPGSKENTTMPWMVIYQLGGMWSYQPDSSKYHDGAWIIRNLVDIVAKGGNFMVGIGPDENGEFHPKAIEALDEAGDWLRVNGEAIYGTRPRPGLRWKEGDTIRFTRTKDNRFIYVLALGWPGRQMVLTSVHARARSQIILLGEKQPIKWHETESSGLVMEIPERLQEPSNRPCRDVYAFRVESAEQPSSQAGLRQSNDVLW; encoded by the coding sequence ATGAACGACGTTCTCCGCGCGCTCAGGGACCGGGGTGTCTTGATCATTCATTGCCCGAGCGACACCATGGAATATTACAAGGACTATCCGGGTCGAAAGCTGGCGCAAGCCGCGCCGAAGGTGGAGTTGGCGCAAATCGAGCAACGCTTCGCCTATCGAATACCAAAGGACATTCCCCTCTTGCCCATTGACGACTCCGATGGCGGTTGCACGGACGTTCCTCAAACGAAGGAAAGCAGCCCCTGGCGACACGAGATAGCGACGCTCAAGGTCGAGGATGGAGATGCGATTACCGACAGCGCGGAGGCCTACTATCTGATGCATCAAAGAGGCATCACCAACGTCATCGTCATGGGTGTTCACGAAAACATGTGTGTTTTAAACCGCCCCTTCGCCATCAAGCAAATGGTCCGCTTAGGTCAGAATGTGGCGCTCATGCGCGATTTGACCGATACGATGTACGACTCACTGCGAAAACCTTATGTCGATCACTTTAGCGCCACGGATTTGGTCTGTTGGTATATCGAGAAATACTGGTGCCCCACCATCGCCAGTGACCAGATCATTGGTGGCAGCCCATTTCGCTTTGCGGCGGACGTGAACCCGCCGCGTGTTTTCCGAAATTATGTCAAACTGCCCGCCACGGACACCCACTGGCAACGCGTGAAAAGTTATGTCGAGGACACGCCGCAACCTGATTACACCCAAGCGCCTGCTGCTGCCCGGGAGGCCTTTCGCGACCTGAAATACGGCATACGGATTCATTGGGGCGTCTATTCCCTCTGGCACACCAATGAATCCTGGCCGTTCCTACGGCTTTCGGATGAAAAGCGCCAGCAGTATCAGGAGCTTTACCGCCAATTCAATCCGGCGGGGTTCAACGCGAAGGACTGGATGCGGCTTTTCAAGCGCGATGGCATCCGGGTCATGGCCTTTACAACGAAACATCATGACGGGTTTTCAATGTTCGACACCCACACGCGCGTCAGAGAACGGGTCAACTGGACAGCGGCAGGGGGACCGAAGATCGAACAATGCGACGTCGCCTACAGTATTATGGAAACGCCGTTCAAACGGGATGTGGTCAAGGAACTCTGTGACGCCGCGCATCAGTATGGCATCAAGGTGAGCCTGTACTTCTCGCACCCTGATTGGTACGACGCGGATTTCCGGCCCTACGCTTTTCATCCAGTCCAGGTCCAAGACGGCTCGAACTACGGCGAAGGGCAGTACGAGCCCAAACAGATTTTGCATCCGCTCTATGCGCCAGACCCGACGCCCGCCGAGACGGCCCGGATGATGGCCAGGCACCGCCAGCAGTTGGCGGAATTGCTGACGTGCTATGGGCAAATCGACATGATTTCGCTGGACCAGTGGCTGGGGCCGCCTGTCTGGCCGCAGTCGAGGGCGACAATGAAATACCTGCGGCGCCTTCAACCCAACGTGATGTTCCGCGCCCGTGGCATTGGCAATTACGGGGACTATTACACGCCGGAAGGATTCGTGCCCGGTTCCAAGGAAAACACTACGATGCCCTGGATGGTCATCTATCAACTCGGCGGAATGTGGAGCTACCAACCGGACAGCAGCAAGTACCACGACGGGGCCTGGATCATTCGGAACCTGGTGGATATCGTTGCCAAAGGCGGCAATTTTATGGTCGGCATCGGGCCGGATGAAAACGGAGAATTTCATCCAAAAGCGATTGAGGCTCTCGATGAAGCAGGAGATTGGCTAAGGGTTAACGGCGAGGCTATCTACGGGACACGGCCCAGGCCAGGACTTCGTTGGAAGGAGGGAGACACGATTCGATTCACCCGCACCAAAGATAATCGCTTTATTTATGTCCTGGCCCTTGGCTGGCCTGGGAGACAGATGGTGCTCACATCCGTCCATGCGCGGGCACGTTCGCAAATCATTCTCCTTGGTGAAAAGCAGCCAATCAAATGGCACGAAACAGAAAGCTCGGGCCTGGTAATGGAGATTCCCGAGCGGTTGCAAGAGCCCAGCAACCGCCCCTGCCGTGATGTCTATGCGTTCAGGGTTGAATCGGCTGAGCAACCATCATCACAAGCCGGTCTGAGACAATCCAACGATGTACTGTGGTGA